CTGACCGAGCGGGAACGCGAGGTGATGGCGCTGGTCGGCATCGGCCTCTCCAACGAGGAGATCGCCCGCCGGCTGGTCGTCAGCCCGCTCACCGCCAAGACGCATGTCAGCCGCACGATGGTCAAACTGGGCGCCCGCGACCGCGCCCAACTCGTCGTGCTGGCCTATGAGTCGGGACTGGTGCGGCCCGGCTGGCTGGGGTGAATCCGGGCCAGGGGCCGGGCGTACGCGGGGGAAGTGCCGCGTGGTGGCGATCCGCAGCGCGCGGGCCGGCACGGGCGTGGTCCGGCCGACGGCTGCCCACCGGACCGCGGCGCCCCCCCCACGAGCTCAGACGCCGCCCCGCTCCTGCCACAGCCGGGGCAGCGACTCATCGCCGGTGATGGTCAACGCGTCCCACGGCAGGCGGTTCCACAGCGCGAGGTACAGCTCCTCGGCCGGGCCCTCGATCGTGCAGTCGGCCGGCTTTCCGGCGTCCGGGCCGTCGGCGTCCGGGGCGGTGCGCACCGTGTGCGGCGGGGCGTCGGAGAGGTGCACGGTCCAGTCGGCGCCGGGCGAGTTCGCCGCGCGCAGCCGCAGCGTCCGGGGGACGTCCGTACGGATCCGGCTGCGGTCGCGGGCGTGAAAGCCCGTCAGGAGTTCGTCGATCCCGTCGGCGGCGAAGGCGGACGGGAGGGGTGTGAGGGAGGCACCGACCGCCTGCTGGGCGTCCGCGCGGTGCACCGAGGTCTCGTGCGCCTGCCGGCGGGCCCAGAAGGCCAGCGGGGACGGGGCGGGCAGGAATGTCCAGGCGGCCAGGTCCTGCGGCGCGGAGTGCAGCGCCAGGACGAGGTGGTGGTGGCCTTCGCGCAGCCAGGGCACGAGTTCGTCGTCGGCCAGATCCGGGGTCTCGGGAGGACGGCTGGGCTGCTGCAGGCCCTGCGTCACGAACCCCGTCGCCCAGCGGTGCACCTGTCCGACATGGGTGACCAGATCCCGCATCTGCCACTCGGGACAGGCCGGAATCCGGGCATCCGGCCCCGCCTCCTGTGCGGCGTCGGCGAGCAGGCCCCCGTCCAGTCGCAGCGTTTCGACGAACTCAGTGATCTCCATGCGCACGAGTGTGCCAGCAGGCACTGACAACGGACCTCCGCGGGTCCGGACGGCGACCGCAGCGGGCGGAGGCTGTGTGCAGCGGCCGGTGGCCGTGGGTACGCGGGTGCCTCAGGGCCGCCCGGTGTGTGCCCCGCGGGTGGCGTAGGCGATGCCCGCCGCTAGCGCCGCCAGCAGGGCGACCGTGGTCAGTGCGGCGGGCAGACCGACCGCCTCGGCGAGGAAGCCGATGGCGGGCGGGCCGAGCAGCATGCCGCCGTAACCGACGGTGGAGGCCACGGCGACCCCGTCCGGGCCGCCGGTCTCGCCGGCCCGTGCGAGGGCGATGGGGAAGATGTTGGCGAGCCCCAGGCCCGCGACGGCGAAGCCGGCGCAGGCCGCCCAGGCCGTGGGGGCGAGCGCCCCGAGCAGCATGCCCGCGGTCGCCGTCGTGCCGCCCGCGATCAGTGCCCGGGCCGCCCCGAAGCGCTGCACGGCCGCCGTTCCGGACAGCCGCCCCACGGTCATCGCCAGAGCGAACACCGCATATCCGGCGGCGGCCGTACCGGGCCCGGCGCCCAGGTCCTGGGAGAGGTGCAGCGCGCCCCAGTCGGCCATCGCCCCCTCGCCGTACGCGGTGCACAGGGCGATCAGCCCGAAGACGAGCACCAGCCGGCGCGCCCGGCCCGCACGGACACTCCCGGGACCCTCCGCGGCGGGCAGCCGCTCGGGGACCTCCGGAACCGGGTGTCCGCACAGTGCGCGCCCCGCAACCACCGTCACCAGCAGCCCGACCGCGGCGAGCAGCAGCAGATGGACGGTGGCGGACAGACTGCCCGCGAGCAGTCCGCCGAGGCCCGCACCGAGCATGCCGCCCAGGCTGAAGGCGGCGTGGAAGCCCGGCATCACGGGGCGCCGCAGGGCGTCGATGAGAGCGACCGCGGCGCTGTTCATCGCGACGTTGAGCGCGCCGTACGCGGCGCCGAAGACCAGCAGGACCAGCCCCAGTGCGGTCGCGGAGCGGGTGAGGGGCGGCAGCACGATGCTCAGCGAGAGGGCGGCCGCGGCGGCGGCCGTCACGGCGGGGCTGCCGAACCGCCGGCACAGCCGTCCGGCGATCATCATGAAGGCGACCGCACCGGCCGACACGCCGAGCAGCGCGAGCCCGAGGGTGCCCGCTCCGGCGCCGGTCTGCGCCTTGATCGCGGGGATACGGACGACCCATCCGGCGAAGAGGAAGCCGTCCATGGCGAAGAATGCGGTGAGCGCGATACGGGTACGGGCCAGGCGCGGCTCGGCGGGTAGGGAGCCGTGCTCCTTCGTGAGGGCCCTCCGTATTTTGTTTAGCGTCGGCACAAAGCCAGAATAGGGGTGTGACCCAGACTCGGACAACCAAGCTGGAGCGGGGCCGCGGCGCCCTCGGACCCGCACTGGAGCTCGTACACACCGGCCGCGCGCCCACCCGCGCCGTTCTGACCTCCGAACTCGGCGTGACCCGCGCGACCGCGGGAGCGGTGGCCGCCGAGCTCGAAGCGCTCGGACTGATCACCGTCGATTCCCGGCCGACCGCCTCGGCCGGCTCCCAAGGGCGCCCCTCCCACCGGCTGTTCGTCGCCGAGCGCGGACCGGTCGTGCTCGCCGCGCAGATCCACGCGGACGGGTTCCGGGTCGCGCTGGTCGGGCTCGGGGGCCGCATCGTGGCCACCTCGGCCGGCTGCGGCACCATCCCCGCCGATCCGGTGCATGTGCTCGCCGATGTCGTCGCGGCCGGCTCCGACCTGCTGCGCGAGACCGGACGGCGCTGCCTCGGCGCCGGCCTCGCGGTGCCCTCCGCGGTCGCCGAACCGGACGGCGAGGCCCTCAACCCGCTGCACCTTGCCTGGCCTTCGGGCGCGCCCGTACGCGCCCTCTTCCTGCGCTCGCTCGCCGAGGCCGGCATCCCCGGAGTCACCGAACAGATCGGCTTCAGCGGCAACGACGTCAACCTCATGGCGCTCGCCGAACACCGGCACGGGGCCGGCCGGGGAGCCCGCGATCTGCTCTGTGTGGCCTCCGGCCACCGGGGAGTCGGCGGGGCGCTGGTGCTCGACGGCCGTCTGCACAGCGGCAGTTCGGGCCTGGCGCTGGAGGTCGGCCATCTGACGGTCAACCCCGAGGGGGCGCCGTGCCACTGCGGCAGCCGCGGCTGCCTGGACGTCGAGGCGGACCCGCTCGCCTTCCTCGGCGCGGCGGGCCGCGAACCGGGCCCCGAGGTCTCCCTGCTCCAGCAGGCCGCCGACCTGCTGCGGGACGAGTACGCCGATCCGGGCGTCCGCGCCGCGGCCGATCTCCTCATCGACCGCCTCGGGCTCGGCATCGCCGGACTCGTCAACATCCTCAACCCCGACCGCATCGTCCTCGGCGGACTGCATCGCGCCCTGCTGGAGGCCGATCCGGAACGGCTGCGCGCCGTCGTCGCCGACCGCAGCCTGTGGGCCCGTGGCGGCGGGGTGCCGATCCTGCCCTGCAGCCTCGACCACAACAGCCTGGTCGGCGCGGCCGAGCTGGCCTGGCAGCCGGTTCTGGACGATCCGCTGGTCGTCCTCGACCGGTAACGGGCGGGCACGATACGTGGCCGCCGCCGTCGCCGCCGTGGACCTGGTGCAGGAGCTTCCGTGTCGGGCTCGCCGCCGCATACGCCCGGGCGGCGGGGGAGGGCCGGGGCGCACCGGAACACGGCGGAGACCGGGTCCGCGGGAAGCCCTAGGCTGCGCTCATGATTCCCGAAGCGGTCGCGCGCAGCCCGTACGTCAGCCTGGTCACCTACCGCAAGAACGGGACCCCGGTGGCCACCCCCGTATGGGCGGTGGCCGAGGGGGCGGAGCTCCTGGTGTGGACGCGGGACGACAGCTGGAAGGTGAAGCGGCTGCGCAAGGACACCCGGGTGACCGTCACCCCGTGCGATGTCCGCGGCCGGATCGCCGAGGGCGCGCAGACCGTCGAGGGCACCGGCCGGCTCCTGGAGGGCGCCGCGGGGCTGGGCCGGGTGCGCAAGGCGATGGCGCGCAAATACGGGCTACGGTTCCGGCTGATGGACGGCGTCGGCGCGCTGGTGCGCGGCGGCAAGCGGCCGCATGTGGGGATCTCGGTCACCCTGTAGGCGCCGGGTGGGCTGCCCGGACCGCACGCCCGGCCGCCCGGACCGCACGCCCGGCCGCCCGGACCGCACGCCCGGCCGCCCGGACCGGACACCTGGCCGTCCGGAAAGCACGCCCGGCCGTCCGGACCGCACCCCGGCTCCCGGTCAGCGGCTTCCGCCGGGCGCCCGCGCCCAGTCCGCGGCGAAGGCGCGTGCCGGGTTGGCCGTCAGGAACTGCGCCACCAGGTCCGCGCCCAGGGCGATTTCGAGCCGTTCCCGGTGGCGGCGCAGCAGATAGGGCATACCGGGGCCGCCGTTGACCGATCGGGCACCGGCCGTGGTGGTGTCGCCGCCCAGCAGGATCCGGTCACCGAAGCCCGCCTCGGCGAGCGCGGCCAGCGCCTCGGGCAGCCGCCAGTCGGTTGCGTGATGGGCCCGCGAGGGGCCGTCGAACGCCAGATACGCCCCGGCCTCGGCGGCCGTCCGGTGTACGACGAGGTCCGGCGAGCGATTGAGATGGCCGAGGATGACCCGGTCGGGCGGGACCGCCAACGTGCCGCAGAGCAGGTCGAGTACGTCCAGCGCCCCCGTGCCCAGCTCCAGGTGGACGCCGATGGCGGCGCCGGTCGCCCGCTGGGCCTCGGCGGCGGCCGCCATGGTGTGCCGGGCGTGCCGGTCCAGCCCGTGGAAGCCGCCGGCGACCTTGATCATTCCGGCCCGCGGGCCGGTGCCGCCGATCCCTTCGGTCAGCTCGGCGACGAACAGCCCGGCCAGATCCGGGCGGACCCGCGCCAGCAGCTCGGGGGAGTAGTGCGCCGCCTGGTGCAGCCCGGTGGCGGCGACGATCCGCACCCCTGACTCCCTTGCCAGCCGCGGCAGTTCGGCGGCGCGACGGCCCATCCCGTACGGCGTCCACTGGATCACCGTCGCACCGCCGGCCGCGCGGAAGGCGCTCAGCTCGGCGGCCGCCGCCTCGGCGTCGTCCAGTTCCTGCCCCGGGAGTTGGGGACTGCGCAGGAAGAGATGGTCATGTGCGTCGCAGACGCCGAGAGCGGCGGGCGCGATGTCGCCGAGGACCGTACGGACGGCGGGGGCGGCGGGCCTACCCGCGGGAGCCCGGTTCACCACTGCTGTCCCGCGCCCAGCCGGCCGGTGCCCGGGGCGGACAGATGCAGCACCTGGAAGCGGTCGCCCGCGGACTGCGGGGCGCCGTCCGTCCAGAGGGTGAAGTGCACCAGTTCCCAGTGCCGGGGGTCGAAGGCCAGCGCGGTGGTGTGCACCCCGTCCGTGGCGGCCAACTCCTCGTGTCCGGCGACCGCGTCCGCAACGACGGTGGCGAGGTCGGCGCGCTCGGCGAGCGTTTCGGTCCGGCGGGTGAAAGCGCGGGGCGCGGCATCCGAGGCGGGGCCCGGACGGTGGAACAGCCCCTGCCAGTGCTGGACGGTCGGCCGGCCGAAGTCACGGACCACGCCGCGGAATCCGTCGCCGAGGAGGAAGCGGTTCATGGCCTCCGGGTCGGCCCAGAGGTAGAACGGCGCGTACTGGTTGACCGGCGAACCGTCGACGCCGCGCTCGCGGATGCCGTACGCCTTCAGGCCGAGCCCGGGGAAGTCGTCCAGGAGGTGGCCCTTGGACTCCACGCGGTGCCGGATGATCCGCATGTCGTAGTCGGCGGGCAGGGTGAGGGCGTACTGCATGGCGTGCATGACGGGCTCCATACGGGGGCGGGGCGGAGGGAGGTGGCTCTGCGGTGGGTGGTCACCCGCCCGGGTACTCCTGGGCGTCGACCAGTTCGGCCCACTCCGCGGCGGTGCCGTCGTCGGCCGCCTCGACCGTCGCCAGGTGGGTCATGAAGGTGTCCGGTGCCGCGCCGTGCCAGTGCCGTTCGCCCGGTGCGATCCAGACGGTGTCGCCGGCGCGCACCGGCTCGACGGGGCCGCCCGCGCGCTGCACCAGACCGGCGCCCTCGGTGATGTGGAGGACCTGGCCGTGCGGGTGGGTGTGCCAGGCGGTGTGGGCGCCGGGCGCGAAGTGGACGCTGAACATCCGGAGCCGGGACGGCGCGGGCGGCGCCGCGATCTCGTCCAGCCAGACACTGCCGGTGAAGTGCGCGGCGGGGCCCGGCCTGCTGGCGGGGCGCTGTCGGGTGATCTCCATGGGACGGTAACTCCTGGTGGTGGATGGGGTGTTCAGCCGACGGCGGGAACCTGTGCGGCGAGCAGGGCCAGCACGCCCTGTACGGCCGCGTCGAACGGCGCGGTGTCATCGGCGGCGCGGGCCAGCACATAGCCGCCCTGGACGACGGCCGCCACGGTCGCGGCCGTCGCCGCCGGATCGAGCGCGGCGGCGAGCTCGCCACGCCGCTGTCCCTCGGTGAGGACCTCGGTGATCCGCTCCCGCAGCCAGTCGAACATCTCGTCCAGCGGGCGGCGCAGCTCGGCGCTCTGCACCACATCGCGGTCCTGCGTCATCCGGCCGACCGGGCATCCGCGCAGCACCTGCCGCTCGCGCAGCAGATACGCCGCGACGCGGTCATACGCCGTGCCGGGGGCGTCCAGGCACTCCTCGGAGGCCTGCTTCAGCTCCTCCGCGGTGCGCCGGATCGCCGCCAGGGCGAGAGCGGACTTGCCCGAGAAGTGGTGGTACATGCTGCCCTGGCCGACGCCCGCGCGCTCCAGGATCGCCTTGGGACTGGTGCCGACATAGCCCCGCTCCCACAGCAGCTCCTGGGTGCTCCGGACGAGCCGTTCCTGTGTGCCGGGCGGTTCCTGGGTGCTCATGACGGCACTGTACATACTAGTAGTTACAGTGATCAAGAGCGGGTGGGCGGTGGGTGGGCGGCGGGTGGGCGGTGGGTGGGCGGTGGGCGGAACCCCGCGTGTCCGGGCGGTCGTGCGTCCACGGTCGTGCGTCCACGGCCGTGCGTCCGGGCAGTCGTGCGTCCGGGCGGCCGGGAGCAGCCGCCGGTGGCCCGCGTACTTCCCGGGTCGTACGGAAGGAGCCGCTGGCCGTACGACGACCGGCGGGCCCCTGGAGGCGAGTCTCGAAGAAGACCGGAAGTCCCCGGTCCGCCCGGGACCGGAAGGCCCGGGAGGCATCTGCCCACCGAGGAGCTGATTGCGATGTTCGAGCTCGCCGACCCCTGGTCCGGCGGCGGCCCCGGCCCCTGGATCCTGTTCGTCCCCGTCCTCTGGGCGCTGGTCATCTTCGGCGTGGTGACACTGCTGCGCCGCGCCGTATGGCGCCATGGCGGGCCCGGCCGGCAGTTCCGCGGCCCGCAGTACCCCGCCCGCGCCGAGACGCCCTCGCCGCTCGCCGTGCTCGGGCGGCGCTTCGCCTCGGGTGAGATCGACGAGGAGGAGTACTGGCGCCGGCTCTCCGTCCTGGAGGAACACTTCGCCGCAGGCCCCAAGGGGGGCGCGGCATGACCGCCGCCGGCCCGGACCGCCGCGCCGTCCGGGCCGGCCGCCGGAGGTCAACCGGCAGGCGCGGCAGGGGAATACGCTGGACGCCCGCCGCGGCGGCACGGCCCGGTGGGCAAGCGGGGGCGGCCCGTCAGCCGACTTTGGTGCCCCGTATCCGGATGTGTGAGCCGGCCGCCGTACGGGCGTCCTCCTGTGGCAGGGGCTCCCCGCACCCGCGGACCGCACGGACCTCTTCGGGCGCCGTGATCAGGGCCGGAAGGGTGAACCACACGACCTTGCCGCTGCCGTCCGGGCGCACCCCCCAGCTCTCGCTGAGCGCCGCGATCAGCGCCAGACCGCGACCGCAGGTCTCCCAGCTCTCGGCGACCCGGATCCGGGGCAGCCGGGGGTCCTCGTCGTGCACCGAGACCGTCAACTGATCAAGAAGAACGCACAGTTCCACGGTGCACTGTTTGCTGGGACGGGCGTGCCGGTGCACATTGGCGAGGAGTTCGGTCACCCCGAGCGCCGCCGGGTCTATCAGGGCATCGAGACGCCAGTACCGCAGCTGGGCGGAGACGATTCTGCGCACATGTCCGATGCGAGCCGGAACGGCTTGGAGCTCCACCGTGCAGTGCCTGCTGGGCTGCCTGATCACGACCGCGACTCCCTGATGAGGCCGGGCGCCCCTCGTACCGGGCAGGGGCGAAGATCGGATCCAGCGATGCCGACTGCGCCACAGCGTCACCGCTGGTGAACCCTCAGTGATACGAGTCCAGGGTCAGGCAGCCGGAGCGCTCCCGCAACTGCACCTCCACGGCCGGAGCAAGGCCGTCAGGGGTGGGGCGGGCGCGCCGCCTCCAGGGCCTTGAAGAAGAGCTCCGGGGCGCCGAGCGTGAGCGAGTAGCGGTGGCCGTTGAGCGTGGCGAGCGCCCGGTCCCGTGCCGCGAACAGCGGCTTATGGGCCTGTACGGCCTGCAGCGGGGCACTGTCGATCTCCGTGCCGTAGCTGGTCAGCAGCGCCAGTCTGCCGTCGCTGATGACGACCTGACCGGCGCGGGTCAGGGACCGCAGCCACCGCTCGATCCGTACGCCGGTCGCGTTGAACTCAGGCTCCGCCATGCCGGCACCTCCTCGGTAGACGGGCAGCTGCCCTCCACCGCCCCTTGGGGGAAGTCTGCCGCTACCGCGCCCGGCGCACCAGTGGCCCCGGTGCGCAGTGCGCACAACGGCCCTGCCCCACGGCCTCCTTGGGGTATCTCAAAGCGATGTTTATGCAGGTGAGAAGCGTGCGGCGGGTGGCTATAGTCGGAATCGGCCCGCCGTTGTCCGCGGGCTTCCACACCCAGAGGAGCGCGCCGGTGAGCACCGCACAGCAGCCGCAGAGCCGGCCTGACCACGAGGCCGCGAGCGAAGCCCCGATACCGACCGTCGACGTCGACCGCACGGATCCGGACTACCGCAGCTGGCTCAAAGAAGCCGTCCGCAAGGTCCAGGCGGATGCCAACCGCACCGCCGACACCCATCTGCTGCGCTTCCCGCTGCCCGAGAAGTGGGGCATCGACCTCTACCTCAAGGACGAGTCGACGCACCCCACCGGCAGCCTCAAGCACCGACTGGCCCGCTCGCTGTTCCTCTACGGGCTGTGCAACGGCTGGATCCGCCCCGGCAAGCCCGTCATCGAGTCCTCCAGCGGCTCCACGGCCGTCTCCGAGGCGTACTTCGCCTCCCTCATCGGGGTGCCGTTCATCGCGGTGATGCCGGCCACCACCAGCCGTGAGAAGACCCGGCTGATCGAGTTCCACGGCGGTACCTGCCATCTGGTGCAGGACCCGCGGACCGTCTACGAGGTCTCCGCCCGGCTCGCCGCCGAGTCCGGCGGCCACTACATGGACCAGTTCACCTACGCGGAACGGGCCACCGACTGGCGCGGCAACAACAACATCGCCGAGTCGATCTACCAGCAACTGCGGCTCGAACGCTATCCCGAGCCCGCCTGGATCGTGGCGACCGCGGGCACCGGCGGCACCTCCGCGACCATCGCCCGCTATGTCCACTACATGCAGTACGACACCCGCATCTGCGTCCCCGACCCGGAGAACTCCTGCTTCTTCGACGGCTGGCTCACCGGCGACGCCAAGACGGACTGCGCCACCGCCTCGCGCATCGAGGGCATCGGGCGGCCGCGGATGGAGCCGAGCTTCGTGCCCGGTGCCATAGACCGGATGATGAAGGTCCCGGACGCGGCCAGTGTCGCGGCCGTACGCGCCCTGGAGACCGCGATAGGCCGCAAGGCGGGCGGTTCGACCGGCACCGGGTTGTGGAGCGCCCTGAAGATCGTCGCCGAGATGGTCGCCGAGGGCCGCAAGGGATCCGTCGTCACCCTGCTGTGCGACCCCGGTGACCGCTACCTCGACAAGTACTACTCCGACGACTGGCTGGCCTCCCAGGGCTTGGACATCACGCCCTACGCGCGCACCCTCGACGAGT
This genomic stretch from Streptomyces nigrescens harbors:
- a CDS encoding phosphotriesterase family protein yields the protein MNRAPAGRPAAPAVRTVLGDIAPAALGVCDAHDHLFLRSPQLPGQELDDAEAAAAELSAFRAAGGATVIQWTPYGMGRRAAELPRLARESGVRIVAATGLHQAAHYSPELLARVRPDLAGLFVAELTEGIGGTGPRAGMIKVAGGFHGLDRHARHTMAAAAEAQRATGAAIGVHLELGTGALDVLDLLCGTLAVPPDRVILGHLNRSPDLVVHRTAAEAGAYLAFDGPSRAHHATDWRLPEALAALAEAGFGDRILLGGDTTTAGARSVNGGPGMPYLLRRHRERLEIALGADLVAQFLTANPARAFAADWARAPGGSR
- a CDS encoding PPOX class F420-dependent oxidoreductase, producing the protein MIPEAVARSPYVSLVTYRKNGTPVATPVWAVAEGAELLVWTRDDSWKVKRLRKDTRVTVTPCDVRGRIAEGAQTVEGTGRLLEGAAGLGRVRKAMARKYGLRFRLMDGVGALVRGGKRPHVGISVTL
- a CDS encoding maleylpyruvate isomerase family mycothiol-dependent enzyme; translated protein: MEITEFVETLRLDGGLLADAAQEAGPDARIPACPEWQMRDLVTHVGQVHRWATGFVTQGLQQPSRPPETPDLADDELVPWLREGHHHLVLALHSAPQDLAAWTFLPAPSPLAFWARRQAHETSVHRADAQQAVGASLTPLPSAFAADGIDELLTGFHARDRSRIRTDVPRTLRLRAANSPGADWTVHLSDAPPHTVRTAPDADGPDAGKPADCTIEGPAEELYLALWNRLPWDALTITGDESLPRLWQERGGV
- a CDS encoding SHOCT domain-containing protein, with the translated sequence MFELADPWSGGGPGPWILFVPVLWALVIFGVVTLLRRAVWRHGGPGRQFRGPQYPARAETPSPLAVLGRRFASGEIDEEEYWRRLSVLEEHFAAGPKGGAA
- a CDS encoding DUF4865 family protein, with protein sequence MHAMQYALTLPADYDMRIIRHRVESKGHLLDDFPGLGLKAYGIRERGVDGSPVNQYAPFYLWADPEAMNRFLLGDGFRGVVRDFGRPTVQHWQGLFHRPGPASDAAPRAFTRRTETLAERADLATVVADAVAGHEELAATDGVHTTALAFDPRHWELVHFTLWTDGAPQSAGDRFQVLHLSAPGTGRLGAGQQW
- a CDS encoding PLP-dependent cysteine synthase family protein, which translates into the protein MSTAQQPQSRPDHEAASEAPIPTVDVDRTDPDYRSWLKEAVRKVQADANRTADTHLLRFPLPEKWGIDLYLKDESTHPTGSLKHRLARSLFLYGLCNGWIRPGKPVIESSSGSTAVSEAYFASLIGVPFIAVMPATTSREKTRLIEFHGGTCHLVQDPRTVYEVSARLAAESGGHYMDQFTYAERATDWRGNNNIAESIYQQLRLERYPEPAWIVATAGTGGTSATIARYVHYMQYDTRICVPDPENSCFFDGWLTGDAKTDCATASRIEGIGRPRMEPSFVPGAIDRMMKVPDAASVAAVRALETAIGRKAGGSTGTGLWSALKIVAEMVAEGRKGSVVTLLCDPGDRYLDKYYSDDWLASQGLDITPYARTLDEFLTTGSWSA
- a CDS encoding MFS transporter, which translates into the protein MPTLNKIRRALTKEHGSLPAEPRLARTRIALTAFFAMDGFLFAGWVVRIPAIKAQTGAGAGTLGLALLGVSAGAVAFMMIAGRLCRRFGSPAVTAAAAAALSLSIVLPPLTRSATALGLVLLVFGAAYGALNVAMNSAAVALIDALRRPVMPGFHAAFSLGGMLGAGLGGLLAGSLSATVHLLLLAAVGLLVTVVAGRALCGHPVPEVPERLPAAEGPGSVRAGRARRLVLVFGLIALCTAYGEGAMADWGALHLSQDLGAGPGTAAAGYAVFALAMTVGRLSGTAAVQRFGAARALIAGGTTATAGMLLGALAPTAWAACAGFAVAGLGLANIFPIALARAGETGGPDGVAVASTVGYGGMLLGPPAIGFLAEAVGLPAALTTVALLAALAAGIAYATRGAHTGRP
- a CDS encoding ATP-binding protein, with translation MIRQPSRHCTVELQAVPARIGHVRRIVSAQLRYWRLDALIDPAALGVTELLANVHRHARPSKQCTVELCVLLDQLTVSVHDEDPRLPRIRVAESWETCGRGLALIAALSESWGVRPDGSGKVVWFTLPALITAPEEVRAVRGCGEPLPQEDARTAAGSHIRIRGTKVG
- a CDS encoding TetR/AcrR family transcriptional regulator, which codes for MSTQEPPGTQERLVRSTQELLWERGYVGTSPKAILERAGVGQGSMYHHFSGKSALALAAIRRTAEELKQASEECLDAPGTAYDRVAAYLLRERQVLRGCPVGRMTQDRDVVQSAELRRPLDEMFDWLRERITEVLTEGQRRGELAAALDPAATAATVAAVVQGGYVLARAADDTAPFDAAVQGVLALLAAQVPAVG
- a CDS encoding ROK family protein — its product is MTQTRTTKLERGRGALGPALELVHTGRAPTRAVLTSELGVTRATAGAVAAELEALGLITVDSRPTASAGSQGRPSHRLFVAERGPVVLAAQIHADGFRVALVGLGGRIVATSAGCGTIPADPVHVLADVVAAGSDLLRETGRRCLGAGLAVPSAVAEPDGEALNPLHLAWPSGAPVRALFLRSLAEAGIPGVTEQIGFSGNDVNLMALAEHRHGAGRGARDLLCVASGHRGVGGALVLDGRLHSGSSGLALEVGHLTVNPEGAPCHCGSRGCLDVEADPLAFLGAAGREPGPEVSLLQQAADLLRDEYADPGVRAAADLLIDRLGLGIAGLVNILNPDRIVLGGLHRALLEADPERLRAVVADRSLWARGGGVPILPCSLDHNSLVGAAELAWQPVLDDPLVVLDR
- a CDS encoding (R)-mandelonitrile lyase — its product is MEITRQRPASRPGPAAHFTGSVWLDEIAAPPAPSRLRMFSVHFAPGAHTAWHTHPHGQVLHITEGAGLVQRAGGPVEPVRAGDTVWIAPGERHWHGAAPDTFMTHLATVEAADDGTAAEWAELVDAQEYPGG